In the Setaria italica strain Yugu1 chromosome VI, Setaria_italica_v2.0, whole genome shotgun sequence genome, one interval contains:
- the LOC111257683 gene encoding uncharacterized protein LOC111257683 has product MAMPQAKRARNASRPRSSAAAAADPPRSSGWFSGRRGPSASRRADDDGTPLHEEIILFIFATFLDIADLVRCAATCRRWRRLVSGDAAFICRGLQRPGPGGKFIPPLAVGYFRQHDADTIHFVPMAPALRRFPLLREPTSPSVMLVGDVRFDTSRIVTSRNGLIVIELRRGKHSRTLKLCVCNPMTGEVRALPPLTGKDGVGYYACTVLTADDYQYQVQNSDAGTPPPSASHYRLLMVYNRRDFTAFRSYSSEDGGGWGPERKVTGARLGKRHMRLTHGGVVACGGRAAYWKTSGGGVFGLRLDTLEATKVSLLEVVGGGEAPAFNVLNTLLGMAPDGRLCAVQLSLPFLQTQQGKSSVDTITIRVTSCGGGHGGVVDNGILQQGNCLWMKESSIKIMHSFPGNVHSTKVKLQWFCEKSGLVFFTAGKNDGDQRGDLYTLSLSTRVVEKVASNAWDGNMWDNLYGYEMDQAAYLASLAGTEKED; this is encoded by the coding sequence ATGGCGATGCCGCAGGCCAAGCGAGCCCGCAATGCATCACGGCCACGctcttccgccgccgcggctgcggatCCACCACGCAGCAGCGGATGGTTTTCCGGCCGGCGTGGCCCCTCCGCGTCGCGCCGGGCCGACGACGATGGCACGCCGCTTCACGAAGAgatcatcctcttcatcttcgCCACCTTCCTTGACATCGCCGACCTCGTCCGCTGCGCCGCCACGTGCAGGCGCtggcgccgcctggtctccggtGATGCCGCCTTCATCTGCCGCGGCTTGCAACGACCAGGTCCTGGCGGCAAGTTCATACCACCGCTCGCCGTCGGCTACTTCCGCCAGCATGATGCTGACACAATACACTTTGTCCCCATGGCTCCTGCGCTGCGGCGGTTCCCTCTCCTCCGGGAGCCAACGTCGCCGTCGGTCATGCTCGTTGGCGATGTGCGGTTCGATACCTCCCGCATCGTGACCTCAAGGAACGGCCTCATCGTCATCGAGCTCCGGCGCGGCAAGCACAGTAGGACCCTCAAGCTCTGCGTCTGCAACCCCATGACCGGCGAGGTGCGCGCCCTGCCGCCCCTGACCGGCAAGGACGGCGTCGGGTACTACGCGTGCACGGTGCTCACCGCCGACGACTACCAGTACCAGGTCCAGAACAGcgacgccggcacgccgccgccatccgcctCCCACTACCGCCTGCTCATGGTGTACAACCGGCGCGACTTCACCGCGTTCCGGAGCTACTCGtcagaggacggcggcggctggggcccGGAGCGCAAGGTGACCGGCGCCCGGCTCGGCAAGCGGCATATGCGCCTGACCCACGGCGGCGTCGTGGCCTGCGGCGGAAGGGCGGCGTACTGGAAaacaagcggcggcggcgtgttcGGGCTGCGCCTCGACACGCTGGAGGCGACGAAGGTGAGCCTGCTGGAGGTGGTGGGAGGCGGCGAGGCGCCGGCCTTCAACGTGCTGAACACCTTGCTGGGCATGGCGCCGGATGGGAGGCTCTGCGCCGTCCAGCTAAGCTTGCCGTTTCTCCAAACGCAGCAGGGTAAGTCGTCGGTAGATACAATTACGATACGTGTTaccagctgcggcggcggccatggcggcgtcgTCGACAACGGTATCCTGCAACAGGGCAATTGCTTGTGGATGAAGGAGAGCAGCATCAAGATAATGCATTCCTTTCCTGGTAATGTGCATTCGACCAAGGTGAAGCTGCAGTGGTTTTGTGAGAAGAGTGGGCTCGTCTTCTTCACCGCCGGCAAGAACGACGGTGACCAGAGAGGCGACCTGTATACGCTCAGCCTGAGCACTCGTGTGGTTGAGAAGGTGGCGAGCAACGCCTGGGACGGTAACATGTGGGACAACCTTTATGGGTACGAGATGGATCAGGCGGCATACCTGGCATCCCTTGCTGGGACAGAAAAGGAGGATTAG
- the LOC101760736 gene encoding cytochrome P450 89A2-like gives MEDWLYHSLSITFCLAVSLLLSSLRPVTGKPPLPPGPPLLSLIGPLIFLGRTNFSIERIISAARSRYGPVFTLYLLPSRPAIFVADHAVAHRALVQRGAAFADRPPANLPSRIFSSNQHNITSGAYGPLWLVLRRNLTGKVFQPSRLRRFAGARRRAVAGLVAGVTRQMSADGVVVVEGLLHRAMFRVLTSMCFGEGLAADGVVASVEALQREFLTSAIGFQVFGVCPAVTKLVFRRRWKRILELG, from the exons ATGGAAGACTGGCTCTACCACTCCCTCTCCATCACCTTCTGCCTTGccgtctccctcctcctctcttccctcCGGCCAGTCACCGGAaagccgccgctcccgcccggtCCTCCACTGCTATCACTGATTGGTCCGCTCATCTTCCTTGGCCGGACCAACTTCAGCATCGAGCGGATCATCAGCGCCGCCCGGTCCCGGTACGGCCCGGTCTTCACCCTCTACCTGCTCCCGTCTCGCCCGGCCATCTTCGTCGCCGACCATGCCGTGGCGCACCGTGCCCTGGTACAGCGTGGCGCGGCGTTCGCCGACAGGCCGCCGGCCAACCTCCCGTCCCGGATTTTCTCCAGCAACCAGCACAACATCACCTCCGGCGCGTATGGCCCGCTCTGGCTCGTGCTCCGGCGCAACCTCACCGGCAAGGTGTTCCAGCCGTCGCGCCTACGCCGGTTCGCCGGTGCTCGCCGGCGCGCCGTGGCGgggctcgtcgccggcgtcaCTCGGCAAATGAGCGCCGACGGGGTAGTTGTCGTCGAGGGGCTCTTGCACCGGGCCATGTTCCGCGTGCTCACCAGCATGTGCTTCGGCGAGGGactcgccgccgacggcgtcgTCGCGTCCGTCGAGGCGCTGCAGAGGGAGTTCTTGACGTCGGCCATCGGCTTCCAGGTGTTCGGCGTGTGCCCCGCGGTCACCAAGCTCGTGTTCCGGCGCCGGTGGAAGAGGATACTG gagttgggttAA